Part of the Lucilia cuprina isolate Lc7/37 chromosome 5, ASM2204524v1, whole genome shotgun sequence genome is shown below.
GTTTCTTTTCGAAGagtgtatttttttctcctttcttatttgtttttattttaatttttattttttagaaaatttttgtaatgtaattaaaaaaaatttaaactttaaacttttactaTATATGTAAATGCAAAACAATTATGCAAacttatatattatatagtaaagtgaacatatatatatttagctTTTAGTCTAgaagtaaaacaaacaaaccatttaatcttttttcttttcttcttttgttttgattgccatattcttaaataatgattatacataatattaattatatttcagtctttttttttcttaaatacaatACTGTAActaaatgtgtatgtgtgtttgttagtttctttttttatatacatatacctatatgcatatacatttactatacataaataatctcttaaactttttaaataattatttagccAGAAAGCTTAAgcctaaataaaattgtattaaaaagaattgctatttttttgcaaagtaataaattgaaaatattttggaaaaatttgtttaaacaaatatttaacgtcaaattaataaattttgctattattttaagaaaatttcgaaattataatctattataaaataaaaaatgtataaaatacatccatatttataaaaaactaaatttgaaaaTCGTACACCGAACTGtactagttatgttctagttttagttctattccagttctgctttagttcttttctagtttctagttcagtgctagtttagttttagttcagttttagttctgttttagttcagttctagttcagttctagatcagttctagtttagttctagttcagttctagttccgttctagttcagttccagttcagttttagttcctttctagttctgtcctagttctattccagttctgttctagttctgttctagttctattctagttctgttctagttctgttctagttctgttctagttctgttctagttctgttctagttctgttctagttctgttctagttctgttctagttctgttctggttctgttctagttttgttctagttctgttctagttctgttttagttctgttctagttctagttcttttctagttctgttctagttctgttctagttctgttctagttctgttctagttctgttctagttctgttctagttcagttctagttcagttctagtcctgttttagttctattctagttctgatctagttctgttctagttcagttccagttcagttttagttcagttctagttcagttctagttccattctacttctgttctagttctattctagttctgttctagttctagttttgttctagttctagttttgttctagttctgttctagttcagttttggttctattctagttctagttctagttctgttctagttctgttctagttctgttctagttttgttctagttttgttctagttctgttctagttctgtcctaattctgttctagttctgttctagttctgttctagttctgttctagttctgttctagttctgttctagttctgttctagttctgttctagttctagtactgttctagttctgttcgagttctgttcgagttcagttctagtatcgTTCTAGTTATGCACTAGTATCgatcttgttctgttctagttctgattctgttcagctctagttcagttctagttcagttctactttagttctagttcagttctagttcagttctagttcagttctagttcagttctagttcagttctagtatcgttctagttctgttttagttctgttcaagttctgttctggttctgttatagttctgttctgttcagttctagttctgttttagttctgttctagttctgttctagttcggttctagttctgttctagttcagttttagttcagtttaagttcagttttagttctgttcagttctagttctgttctagttctgttctagttctgttctagttctgttctcgttctgttctagttctgttctagttcagttctagttctgttctagttcagttctagttcagttctaatatcgttctagttctgttctagttttgttctagttctgttctagttcagttctagtttagttctagtatcGTTCTAGTTCTGCACTAGtatcgttctagttctgttctagttctattctagttctattctagttctgttctagttcagttctagttcagttctagtatcgttctagttccgttctagttcagttctagttctgctctagtatcgttctagttctgttctggttctgttatagttctgttctgtcagttctagttctgttctagttccgttctagttcagttctagttctgctctagtatcgttctagttctgttctggttctgttatagttctgttctgtcagttctagttcagttttagttcagttctagttcagttctagttcagttttagttcagttttagttcagttttagttcagttttagttcagttttagttcagttctagttcagttctagttcagttctagttaagttctagttcagttctagttcagttctagttaagttctagttaagttcgagttcagttctagttcagttctagttctgttctagttctgttcttgttccgttcttgttctgttctagttcaacaaaataaaataaatttttagtttgacAAAATGGAGTTGTGCATTTGTgcaataattttagaaaatttaaataaaaaaaatattgaaagttatgaaaaaaattagcaacaaaattatgatttaataaaaaaaggctTGATttgtataagaaattaaaataaagataaagcttttaactaaaaaagaaaaaaatattaagaaaaatataacaaaattaattagatATTTAGaggattttaaagaaaatataataaaaattgaaaaaaatatgtaagatAAAATAAAACGGAATAGTGTTGTTTTGGTTTAAGACAAAATTAAtcgaacaagaaaaaaaagtaaataaattaatttaatttaatgttaattttattaacattaaaaaatcaacaacaaaatcaacgattagttttaaattattgtgaaaaaaagtattgaaattttaggtttaaaaaggaaattaataaaaaaaataaataaataatatttttcaaatttctggaaacatttaaaacgttttgtttaaagtttgtgttaaaattctaattttaacttaaaattaaaaaaaaaaataaaataaaaatgaaaataattttttttttgtttcaaaatgaaaaatgtttgaaatttaagttaaaacagaaagttatttttaaatgtattccatttctaaaacaaatactttcaaaatctattattttataaacaaaacaaaaaaacttgtcatttattagaaattaatataaattttaaaaaataaaaaaaaaactattttactattaaatttATCTGCCTCTCCCCCTGCAACCTTAATGTCCTCAATCCTTACActgttatatatatttgttatatttttatatgtttttaattatttttataaatattttacttgttttttaattatagtttattaaaaatctagaaaaacaaaaccattaagtttcatttttaaacaattttgttaatttatcgtttttttctttttcttatttttaaaataaaataactaaataattatttttaatcataaaacatatattttgtatattatattattattcttaaaaaaaatcacaaagaaaacaaaagaaattcttaaaaaaaactataaactatttgTAGAATCTCTTATGCATTACCACACAAAAGGAAAcagtaaagaaaagaaattaaaaaaaaaactaaaatgatattgttaaataaaatttaaaaaactaaatgtttttttttttttgcgtaaattttgaaaacaaaaatgtaataaaaattaaaaaaaaaacaaactaatatttaataaatttaatataaatattaaagcaaaataaacgaacactatatacatatataaaataaaaaaaaaaacgagaaaaaattatattgcccttaaaacttaaaaaattcaacttgaaaaatttgtttttatttctaaaagttTAGCAAAAGTAGTTTTCCTTTCCTGCGTTAAAAGCGTTCATTTGTTTGGCATACTTTTGggagtaaataaaatatttttcaaaaattttgtgtaatttgGAATGAAGGTGTTGTGTTGTCAATGCATTAAAACAATCTTTACACACACTCACTGCAACTGAACCAGAATTTGCTCAGTTCTAAATTTCTAGCACACTTCTAGTGTTATTCtggctcagttctagttcagttctagttctagctcagttctagttgacttctagttgagttttagttctgttctagttctgttttagttctgttttagttcttttctagttctgttcgagttcttttctagttctgttcgagttcagttctagctctgttctagttctgttcgagttctgttgtagttctgttgtagttctgttgtagttctgttgtagttctgctgtagttctgttgtagttctgttctagttctgttctatttctgttcgagttcagttctagctctgttctagttctgttcgagttctgttgtagttctgttctagttctgttctagttttgttctagttcagttctagttctgttctagttctgttctagttctgttctggttctgttctagttctgttctgttctagttctgttctagttctgttctagttctgttctagttcagttctagttctgttctagttctgttctagttctgttctagttctgttctagttctcttctagttctgttctagtcctgttttagttccgttctagttctgttctagttcagttctagttctgttcaagttctgttctagttaagttctagttcagttctagttttagttctgttctagttcagttttagttctgttctagttctgttctagtcctgttttagttccgttctagttctgttctagttaagttctagttcagttctagttttagttctgttctagttcagttttagttctgttctagttcagttctagttctgttctagttttgttctagttctgttcaagttctgttttagttctgttctagttccgttctagttcagttctagttttagttctgttttagttctgttctagttcagttatagttctgttctagttctgttctagttctgttctagttctgttctagttctgttctagttctcttctagttctcttctagttctgttctagtcctgttttggttccgttctagttctgctctagttctgttctagttcggttttagttctgttctagttcagttctagttctgttcaagttctgttctagttaagttctagttttagttctgttctagttctgttctagttctgttctagttctgttctagttctgttctagttctgttctagttctgttctagttctgttctagttctgttctagttctgttctagttctgttctagttctgttctagttctgttctagttctgttctagttctgttctagttctgttttagttctgttctagttctgttctagttctgttttagttctgttctagttctgttctagttctgttctagttctgttctagttctgttctagttctgttctagttctgttctagttctgttctagttctgttctagttctgttctagttctgttctagttctgttctagttctgttgtagttctgttctagttctgttctagctctgttctagttctgttcgagttcttttctagttttgttctatctctgttctagttctgttcgagttctgttctagttgtgttctagctctgttctagttctgttctagtcctgttgtagttctgttctagttctgttttagttctgttctagttctattttagttctgttctatttctgttatagttctgttctagtgcaagttctgttctagttcagttctggttcagttctatttcagttctagtttggttctaaTTTCTTTTCtggttgagttctagttctagttcagttctagtttagttctaattcatttctagttgagttctattccagttctagttcagttctagttgagttctattccagttctagttcagttctagttcagttctagttcatttcaagtttagttctagttcagttctagttgagttcttgttgagttctagtttagttctagttctagttcagttctagttcagtttagttctagttcagttctaagtcatttttagttcagttccagttcagttctagtccagttttaCTTTAGTggtagttcaattttagttcatttctagtactAGATCTAAAGTTTTACTGAACTGGAACCTAAATAGCACAAATTTTACGAAAAacgattttcaaatattaattgaaCTACCcagttattataaaaaaatgttccatTTTATTTCCCAATAAAAATTTTCCTCACATTTAAgtatttcaatcaaaattttttaattaaaaaaatttctttaaacgaaatttaaatttgtttttaaattcaattcagaaaagttttataaaataaaaacactcgATACATGGGCATCAGCTATCAGGAGGTGAAAAGtgtaaaaagtaagaaaaatctTATAACGAAATGAaatgaattaagaaaaaatttcttgCAGAAAAAAGCATCATTTtggaaaaacaagaaaatttggAAATACAAGAAAATTCCTCTAGATATCGCCAACGTAAACGTACTATAACCAAGGAaagattttatgattttaaagaaGAGCAAGGCAAAAGTAAAGAGcaacaaaattctaaatcaaatgtagattttgtaaaacataAAGAAAGTAAGGAGCTTCATAATTCCATAGAGGTAGGTAGGGAAAGTGATGGAAGTGACGAAgctagaaaacttttaaagttattgaaatccaaaaagcaaaaacaagagattgttttagaaaaagtgTTAGATACTTCCCAGCAATTAAGTCATTTAGAGGCGTCCATTGATcatgaaattaaaaagttaaaacagcAGCGAAAACTTTTAAAGAGAGACAGTTTTAGTATGGATGAAAAGACGAATAAAAGAAAGGAAAATGAAGTCGAAAAAGCGAGTACTTGGGCGGACTATTTGGGCGATAATAGTTCTAGAGAAAGACAAAAAACCTCAAGAGAAATAGCAAAGGAAAAGTATTCTCTACAACATAAATGTGTTTGTACATCGCCACGTTATGGTAGCGATAAGAATTTATCTCCACGTCCTCGTATGCGTAGTGTAGCTTCTCAAATGCACACACCACAAGAATTCTTAGATCAGGGAGCTGTTGGAGATTACAATTCCAATGCAAACGTGCAAACGTTTAAGGTTCAGGAAGTTCCAAATCGAAAGGGATTTGTAAAGTGTTCGGATCCTCAAATATCTAAAGCAAATGATCAAATTGTTAATTGTTGTTATGGCTTAGTATGTCCGGCTGCTGATCAGCAAACGCTTAAGAACTTTACCAATACAAATGGCCAAGGATGTCGCCATTATAGTTGCCAACAGAATACGATTAATGGTAATCGTGCATATACCTATTGCCGGGATGAATACTATTATAATTTGCCAAATTGTAGTTGTAATTTAGCATCAACAACTGGAGCGCAGCCCCAACAATATAGAAGACACAATACCGATTTAAATACCCAGGAATTCTATTGTCGACGACCAGATAAATCTTCCAAATTACGCTCTAATTCTAAAACCAATAAGAAATCTAAATTAGATAAAAGCACAGAATCCCTTGACGACTATAATGTCAATAAAAAGAGAGCTGGCCGagagaaaagagaaaaacaacaacgcagCAAATCTCCAGAACAGAGATTAAACAAAAGTGTTAAACTTGCTCAGCTGTTAAGGGAAGAAAGTGTTACCAAGTTAATCAAATATTTAGATCGTTATGTAGATGATTATGAAAAAGAGTTTGAGTtagaaaacaacaaagaaaCTAAGACCAAAGAATACCCGGATGATTCTTGTACAGCACCcacgttaaaaataaaaagtcacACTAAACTTTGTCAAGTAACAGTAAGGAAAAAACTGGAGCAAAAGAAACATCCTTCCAATTTAACAGATTGTGGTGATAGCAACAGCCTGGAAACACAATATTCTTGGGAAACATTAagaatgttaaagaaaatgacAATAAGAGAATATAAGCCGTCATCGTTAAAAGCTAAAGAGAAAAGCGATCGACTCGAAGCTAAAACTACTAAAGAATTACAGGCTAAAAAACTTGATAAAGTCCAAAGATATCGTGAATATTTGGATAAATTTGAAAGAGAACAACAGgctaagaaaaacattaaagttttaaaacctGTTCCCGAATACTTTCCCGAATCAGACAGTGAGgaattggaaatatttaaacagcTAAACAGAGAGCAAACAGAACCTCTAAAAAGTCCAACAGCAAGCAGCAATAATTGGGAGTTTTTGGAGGGAAGAAAAATGAATTCAAGTTTAATTAATAAAGCCAACTTTTCCTTTGATCAAGGTGCAATAAACAACTTTCCCGAAAGTGATAGTTATGAGGAGTCAAGATATGAATATGCAGCAGCTGCTAGAGGTGAAGATAGTTGGTTGGATCAAAATCAAATTGGACAAGCAAAACGCGAGTTAGATTTGGGAGAAACAAAAGAAGATATAAATTATCCAGACAACAGCCAGGAATGGAAAGATATAAGAGGACAAACAGCTTTGAAAGAAAGTGACTCTGATATTTTAAGAGAATCTCGGTGTAGAGATCATAAAGCAGAAGATCAAATATCTCGTCCAAAAGACTATTGGAATTATAGAAAATCTAAAGATAGAGAAAGAACAGATAAAGATCCTTCAGCAAGATCAGCTACAATACTGATGAAAGACTTTAAAGAACGAGCAGCAGAAGATCAACAATCTCAAAGGGCGTATAAACCAAAAGACTGCTGGACTTATAGAAAGTCTAGAGATAAAGAAATTAATGAACTAGATCATACAGCTAAATCAGCTATAACCGAAAACGACTTTAAAGAGCGAAGAATAGAAGATCATAGATCGAAAATAGACGACAGTTCCACTTATAGAAAATCTAGAGAAAGAGCAAGAAAGGCAGAATATCAGAAAGTTAAAAGAGAAGCTGAAGATCAAACAAGAGAAGCTGAAGATCAAACAAGAAAAGCTGAAGATCATAGATATGAAAGAGACAACTGTTCATCGTATAGAAAATCTATAGAAAGGAAACGAAGAGCAGAAGATTCAAAAGCAGGAGAAGCCACTTTAATACCCCACACAAACTTTGAAACGGCAAGAACAGCTTGTTCTGCAGATGACTTCGACTTTTATGGGAAATCCAAAAATAGAGATCAAAGAAGTGAAGATCAAACTCCTAGATATGATAGAGGGAGAAGAAATGATCTAGAGGAGAACTCAAACCAATTAGATTTAGAAAGAGTTAACGTTGAAGATCAAAGATATGAAAGAGACAACTGTTCATCGTATAGAAAATCTATAGAAAGGAAACGAAGAGCAGAAGGAGCAAAAACAGGACAAGTCGCTTTAATACCCGAAACAAACTTTGAAACGTTAAGAACAGTAGATTCCGCAAAAGAGTTCGACTTTTATGGGAAATCCAAAGATAGAGAACAAAGAAATAAAGATCAGACTCTTAGATATagtagagaaagaaaaaaagatctAGAAGAGAACTCAAACCAATTAGATTTAGAAAAAGTTAAAGTTGAAGATATATATAATGACAAAACCTTTAGACCATCCACAGAGAGTCCACGGATAACTTCACAACAAACTTCTAGATATAATGATCAAACAAGAAGACCTTTTAAAGAAGCGAAGTCACAAACATGCGAATACTTTGAACAGACAGCTTTGGAAAGAGCACAAATAGAACCTGAATGTAGAGAAGAAACGTTTAGACAATTCGGAGATGTAGAAAGGAGATCACAAGATCAAAGTTCAAACAACTTTGAAGGCAATAGAGCGGAATTCACTGAAAGTATGAAACACTACGCCAAACCCTCGAGAGAATCGCAATCAAAAGAAGCAGAAGCTAAAGCTTTAAGATCTAGAAATATTGAGACGAAAGAGTATCTACGCAGAAGAGATTGCGATGCAGAAGTCTTTGAAGAAACTACAGCAAAACCACTAAAAGCTAAAGATAATGGAAGAAACGATTTTGAGGATAAACGAAGAGACTCAGAAGATCAGAACAATGATCTTAATGATTATAAAGAGAGAAGAAGAGATTCTTTAGAAGTAAAGCAGTATCCAAAGGAAAGAGATTTGAAAGCATCTGATGAAGCCAAATATGAAGTGGATGTTTTTGAAAACCTGAAAGAAAGACGGAGAATAGCTAAAGATCGAATTTCCGGATATTATGATGAAACAAAAAGAGTCTTCAAAGATAGTAGACAAGTTGATACACCAAATCGTATAAATTACAAAGCAGAAACTAAAGAAATTGGATCCGATGTTCTTAAAACCGGGGATAAATATTATGAAGCCACTAGAAGAGAGATTGAGGAACAAATAGATCTTCCAGAAGGtgaacaaagaaaattaaaaatcgaCAAATACGAAGAATTAGATAAAGAGGAACTGAACAAACTCCAACCAGAAACTTGGAAAAGATCAAAACGTTGTACTGAAGAGAATTTTAGCTATGACAAGTCAGCGGAAAGAGAACCTTCTTTAGGAACTTCAATTCGAAAGGAAAGTCAAATGAATAATCAAAAACAGGAATATTTAAGAGCAGAGGAATTCCAAGCGTATCATCtgaaacaagaacaacaaattgatgaagaattttcaaaacaaaatgaatcATTTCAGAAAGAACCTGAAAGATACGTTAATGATGATCCTGGATTTAGAGAAAAGAACTCCAACAGTTCATCATATGATGATTTTAAACAAGTAATGGATCATAGTCTGGGACTTTATACCAGTCGAGCTAGTCAAACCAGTTATCAATTCCAACCTCAACTAACCGAGCAACTTTCCTCACAAACTTTCACCAGAGAAAAGGAAACTCCCAATGAAAATCAGgatatcttaaaaaaacaacaaacagaaTTACCTTTAACAACTTCTgaagctttaaaatatttgaaaaatttcctaaaaaccTATCAGGAGGATTCCAGCTTAGAAGGAGAATGTGCTAAAGCAGTAACCTCGGCCGCTAATGAGTTAATAACAAAGTTAAGCTCCTGCAAAAGTTCTCTGAGAACTGATACAAACTCCAGAACGCTAGTTCAAGAACCAAGAAGTTCTTTAAGGGAAACAGCTAGCTTAACATTGGAACAGAAGCTTACACAAGATACGCAATTTAAAGATTTGGAATCTACCACAGATAGCAGTGATCCTCAACTTGCAAACGCAAAAGGAAAAGATTCGAAAGCTCTAACACCAGAGAGGGATAAATCACGAATGGAAACAGCAGTAAAGGATCAGGCTAAAGAAGAACCCATAATTGAATTAATAGAACAGGAATCCTATCATTATAAATCACAACCTTGCAATTTGCAGCAAAGGGAAACTGCAGAAACTTATCAGATATATGAAGagtacaaagaaaatttaagatcaCAACAGGATAAATATCTAGATCAAACTTATAATGGGGAAATGCATGATCCATTACCCCTTTGCTATGCAGCTGACCGCATAGAACCTTGCGtggaaagaaaatttacttGTGGATCTTTATCTGGTCCTACCACATCACAGGCTTTTGATCCTCAACTAATGCCTTTGAAGGGAATTTTAAAACCTTGTCGTACCATGGAAGATGTTCAAGTGGCCTGCTATGATTTGGAATCGCATAAAACAACTTCGGTGGTTAGttttgggccaaaagaagagGTCAATACGCAAACAGAAACCGCTTTGTCTTATAAACAAGGAGAGGATGAAGTGGGTAAGTAATGAGAACTGGAATGAAaataaactagaagtgaacaagaactgaaaaggatctaaacaagaactgagctaaaactgTACTACacctgaactagaaataaaccaaaaacgaactagaactaaacttgaacttaactaggacagaactagaactgaactagaactaaactagaattgaactagaactaaaatagaactgcacttgaactaaactagaactaaactataactgaactacaattgaactagagcttaactaaaacttaactaaaactgaacacgaactaaactagaactgaacttgagctaaactagaactgaactataattgaactacaactgaactagagtttaactaaaacttaactagtgcagaactagaactgaactagaactgaacttgaactaaactagaactgaactagaactgaactagaactgaactagaactgaactagaactgaactagaactgaactagaactgaactggaactaaactagaattgaactataattgaactacaactgaactagagcttaactaaaacttaactagaactgaactagaactgaactagaactgaactagaactgaactagaactgaactagaactagaactgaactagaactgaactagaactgaactagaactgaactataactgaactagaaatgaactagaactgaactaaaactgaactagaactgaactagaactgaactagaactgaactagaactgaactagaactgaactagaactgaactagaactgaactagaactgaactagaactgaactagaactgaactagaactgaactagaactgaactagaactgaactagaactgaactagaactgaactataactgaactagaaatggactagaactgaactagaactgaactagaactgaactagaactgaactgaactagaactgaactagaacagaacttcaAATAAACTAagactgacctagaactgaactaaaactgaactagaactgaactagaactgaactagaactgaactagaactgaactagaactgaactagaactgaactagaactgaactagaactgaactagaactgaactagaactgaactagaactgaactagaactgaactagaactgaactagaactgaactagaactgaactagaactgaactagaactgaactagaactgaactagaactgaactagaactgaactagaactgaactagaactgaactagaactgaactagaactgaattagaactgaactagaactaaactagaacagaacttcaaataaactagaactgaactagaactgatctagatctga
Proteins encoded:
- the LOC111685862 gene encoding trichohyalin-like, translated to MGISYQEVKSVKKKSIILEKQENLEIQENSSRYRQRKRTITKERFYDFKEEQGKSKEQQNSKSNVDFVKHKESKELHNSIEVGRESDGSDEARKLLKLLKSKKQKQEIVLEKVLDTSQQLSHLEASIDHEIKKLKQQRKLLKRDSFSMDEKTNKRKENEVEKASTWADYLGDNSSRERQKTSREIAKEKYSLQHKCVCTSPRYGSDKNLSPRPRMRSVASQMHTPQEFLDQGAVGDYNSNANVQTFKVQEVPNRKGFVKCSDPQISKANDQIVNCCYGLVCPAADQQTLKNFTNTNGQGCRHYSCQQNTINGNRAYTYCRDEYYYNLPNCSCNLASTTGAQPQQYRRHNTDLNTQEFYCRRPDKSSKLRSNSKTNKKSKLDKSTESLDDYNVNKKRAGREKREKQQRSKSPEQRLNKSVKLAQLLREESVTKLIKYLDRYVDDYEKEFELENNKETKTKEYPDDSCTAPTLKIKSHTKLCQVTVRKKLEQKKHPSNLTDCGDSNSLETQYSWETLRMLKKMTIREYKPSSLKAKEKSDRLEAKTTKELQAKKLDKVQRYREYLDKFEREQQAKKNIKVLKPVPEYFPESDSEELEIFKQLNREQTEPLKSPTASSNNWEFLEGRKMNSSLINKANFSFDQGAINNFPESDSYEESRYEYAAAARGEDSWLDQNQIGQAKRELDLGETKEDINYPDNSQEWKDIRGQTALKESDSDILRESRCRDHKAEDQISRPKDYWNYRKSKDRERTDKDPSARSATILMKDFKERAAEDQQSQRAYKPKDCWTYRKSRDKEINELDHTAKSAITENDFKERRIEDHRSKIDDSSTYRKSRERARKAEYQKVKREAEDQTREAEDQTRKAEDHRYERDNCSSYRKSIERKRRAEDSKAGEATLIPHTNFETARTACSADDFDFYGKSKNRDQRSEDQTPRYDRGRRNDLEENSNQLDLERVNVEDQRYERDNCSSYRKSIERKRRAEGAKTGQVALIPETNFETLRTVDSAKEFDFYGKSKDREQRNKDQTLRYSRERKKDLEENSNQLDLEKVKVEDIYNDKTFRPSTESPRITSQQTSRYNDQTRRPFKEAKSQTCEYFEQTALERAQIEPECREETFRQFGDVERRSQDQSSNNFEGNRAEFTESMKHYAKPSRESQSKEAEAKALRSRNIETKEYLRRRDCDAEVFEETTAKPLKAKDNGRNDFEDKRRDSEDQNNDLNDYKERRRDSLEVKQYPKERDLKASDEAKYEVDVFENLKERRRIAKDRISGYYDETKRVFKDSRQVDTPNRINYKAETKEIGSDVLKTGDKYYEATRREIEEQIDLPEGEQRKLKIDKYEELDKEELNKLQPETWKRSKRCTEENFSYDKSAEREPSLGTSIRKESQMNNQKQEYLRAEEFQAYHLKQEQQIDEEFSKQNESFQKEPERYVNDDPGFREKNSNSSSYDDFKQVMDHSLGLYTSRASQTSYQFQPQLTEQLSSQTFTREKETPNENQDILKKQQTELPLTTSEALKYLKNFLKTYQEDSSLEGECAKAVTSAANELITKLSSCKSSLRTDTNSRTLVQEPRSSLRETASLTLEQKLTQDTQFKDLESTTDSSDPQLANAKGKDSKALTPERDKSRMETAVKDQAKEEPIIELIEQESYHYKSQPCNLQQRETAETYQIYEEYKENLRSQQDKYLDQTYNGEMHDPLPLCYAADRIEPCVERKFTCGSLSGPTTSQAFDPQLMPLKGILKPCRTMEDVQVACYDLESHKTTSVVSFGPKEEVNTQTETALSYKQGEDEVAQYCQETQQTIITKDELLQPITQQTKYQLNKTSNTKYLLNQDNQMDSAPMESYCRNNTPRLYTVELEKFKQCPCMLDTYRTMLSNYYKCKKN